A single window of Nicotiana tomentosiformis chromosome 1, ASM39032v3, whole genome shotgun sequence DNA harbors:
- the LOC104090041 gene encoding LRR receptor-like serine/threonine-protein kinase GSO1 → MLKGVFIALFVVTLVLICSSGYVFCKNETESSSSTLKILLEIKKSLVDDPENVLRDWSENNPNFCKWRGVSCARNSLKVVSLNLSGSSLSGSISPSIGFLHDLLQLDLSSNLLSGPLQPTLSNLTSLESLLLFSNQLTGPIPTEIGLLKNLQVLRIGDNGLTGTIPTTFGDLEKLVTLGLATCNLGGKIPSELGRLSKIENLNLQENQLEGPIPAEIGNCSSLVAFSLAVNNLNGSIPEELANLKNLQVLNFANNSLSGQIPAELVGMNQLLYLNLLGNQLQGSIPKSLAKLSNLQNLDLSGNKLTGEIPGEFGNMGQLLFLVLTSNNLSGSIPKSICSNASSLEHMMLSENQLSGEIPVELRDCRSLKQLDLSNNTLSGSIPAELYELVELTDLLLNNNTLVGSISPSIANLTNLQTLALSHNNLRGNIPKEIGMLGNLEILFLYENQLSGEIPMEIGNCSSLQMIDFYGNQFTGNIPITIGRLKQLNFIDLRQNDLSGEIPASLGNCHQLKTLDLADNRLSGSIPTTFGYLRALEQLMLYNNSFEGNLPDELINVSNLTRINLSHNKLNGSIAALCSSTSFLSFDVTNNAFDHDIPPHLGYSPFFERLRLGNNRFTGKIPWTLGLIRELSLLDLSGNELTGSIPAQLSLSRKLTHLDLNNNLLYGSIPTWLGNLPLLGELKLSSNKFSGPLPRELFNCSKLLVLSLEDNSLNGTIPLEIGKLNSLNVLNLDRNQLSGPIPTTIGNLSKLYILRLSGNTFTGEIPSELGQLKNLQSILDLSFNNLTGQIPPSVGTLSKLEALDLSHNQLIGEVPPQVGEMSSLGKLNLSYNKLHGKLDKQYAHWPADAFTGNHLCGSPLQNCKESKSNNQDPGLSNSTVVIISVISTTVAIILLLLGAALFFKQRREAFRRASSINYAYSSSSSHGQKRALFGSVAAKRDITWDDIMEATNNLSTEFIIGSGGSGTVYKAELFNGEIVAIKRIPSKDDLLLDKSFAREIKTLWRIRHRHLVRLMGYCNNRGEGSNLLIYEYMENGSVWDWLHKQPANNKTKKCLDWEARLKIAVGLAQGIEYLHHDCVPKIIHRDIKSSNILLDSNMEAHLGDFGLAKAIKDNYDSFNTESNMWFAGSYGYIAPEYAYSLKATEKSDVYSMGIVLMELVSGRMPTDGSFGEDMDMVRWVESRIEMSGTAREELIDPMLKPLLPNEESAAFQVLEIALQCTKTAPAERPSSRKVCDQLLHVFNDKVVHSDKMSPDNYV, encoded by the exons ATGCTTAAAGGAGTTTTCATAGCTTTGTTTGTTGTAACATTAGTTCTTATATGTTCAAGTGGATATGTGTTTTGCAAGAATGAAACAGagtcatcatcatcaacacttaAGATTCTTTTGGAGATAAAGAAATCATTAGTTGATGACCCAGAAAATGTTTTGAGAGATTGGTCTGAAAACAATCCAAATTTCTGCAAATGGAGAGGTGTTTCGTGTGCAAGAAACTCACTAAAAGTGGTGAGCCTAAACCTTTCTGGTTCTTCACTTAGTGGGTCAATTTCACCGTCCATTGGCTTTTTGCATGACCTGCTCCAACTTGATCTTTCTTCTAATCTGCTCTCAGGTCCCCTTCAACCTACTCTTTCTAACCTTACTTCTTTGGAATCTCTCCTCCTTTTTTCCAACCAACTCACTGGCCCCATTCCCACTGAAATTGGCTTGCTGAAAAATCTCCAAGTCCTCAGAATTGGTGATAATGGCCTAACAGGGACAATTCCAACTACTTTTGGTGATCTTGAAAAGTTGGTCACTCTTGGCTTGGCCACATGCAACCTAGGTGGTAAAATTCCTTCTGAATTAGGAAGACTCAGCAAGATCGAGAACTTAAATTTACAGGAGAATCAACTGGAAGGTCCAATTCCAGCTGAGATTGGCAACTGCTCCAGCCTAGTTGCATTCAGTCTTGCTGTCAATAATCTCAATGGATCAATCCCAGAAGAATTGGCAAACCTTAAAAACCTCCAAGTTCTCAATTTTGCTAATAATAGCCTCTCTGGACAGATTCCTGCTGAGCTTGTTGGAATGAATCAGCTGCTTTATCTTAACTTGCTTGGTAATCAGCTTCAAGGTTCGATCCCAAAGTCCTTGGCAAAGTTGAGCAACCTTCAGAATTTAGACTTGTCTGGAAACAAACTTACTGGTGAAATTCCTGGAGAATTCGGCAACATGGGTCAGCTACTATTCTTGGTTCTGACAAGCAACAATCTTTCTGGTAGCATACCGAAAAGCATTTGTTCCAATGCGAGCAGCTTGGAACACATGATGCTTTCTGAAAACCAACTTTCTGGTGAAATCCCTGTGGAATTGAGAGATTGCAGGTCGCTAAAGCAGCTCGATTTGTCTAATAACACGCTCAGTGGTTCGATACCAGCAGAGCTGTACGAGTTGGTTGAGTTGACTGATCTCCTGCTTAACaataacactttggttggttcaATTTCTCCGTCGATAGCAAACCTCACTAATCTGCAAACGTTGGCATTGTCTCACAACAACTTACGTGGAAATATACCGAAAGAGATAGGAATGCTTGGGAACCTTGAGATCCTCTTTCTATATGAGAACCAGTTATCTGGAGAAATCCCAATGGAGATAGGCAATTGCTCTAGCTTGCAGATGATCGATTTTTATGGAAATCAATTCACAGGCAATATTCCCATTACAATTGGAAGGCTGAAGCAGCTGAATTTCATTGATCTTAGACAAAATGATCTCTCTGGTGAAATTCCTGCCAGCTTGGGGAATTGTCACCAACTGAAGACCCTTGATTTGGCAGATAATCGACTATCTGGTAGCATCCCTACGACGTTTGGTTATCTTCGAGCTCTGGAGCAGCTTATGCTTTATAACAACTCCTTTGAAGGTAATCTTCCTGATGAACTGATCAATGTTTCAAATCTGACGAGAATCAATCTTTCTCATAATAAACTGAATGGTAGTATTGCTGCCCTGTGTAGTTCAACATCTTTTCTTTCCTTTGATGTTACAAATAATGCATTTGATCATGATATTCCACCCCACCTGGGATATTCACCATTTTTTGAGAGGTTAAGGCTAGGAAACAACCGTTTCACTGGAAAAATCCCTTGGACATTGGGATTAATCCGCGAACTATCGCTGCTAGATCTCTCCGGAAATGAATTGACTGGTTCAATACCTGCACAACTTTCTCTGTCCAGAAAACTCACCCATCTTGATCTCAATAATAACCTTCTTTATGGATCAATCCCTACTTGGCTTGGAAACTTGCCACTCTTGGGTGAGCTCAAGCTGTCCTCTAATAAGTTCTCAGGACCTCTTCCTAGAGAATTGTTCAACTGCTCAAAGCTTTTAGTGCTGTCTCTAGAAGACAATTCACTGAATGGAACTATACCCCTTGAAATTGGTAAGCTCAATTCCCTTAATGTCCTAAATCTTGATAGAAACCAACTCTCTGGTCCCATTCCAACTACCATTGGCAACTTAAGCAAGCTCTACATACTCCGTCTCTCGGGAAACACCTTTACTGGTGAAATACCTAGTGAGCTAGGACAGCTCAAGAATCTACAAAGCATACTGGATTTGAGTTTCAACAACCTCACTGGCCAAATTCCTCCTTCTGTTGGGACACTCTCTAAACTTGAAGCACTTGATCTATCTCATAACCAGCTCATTGGAGAAGTTCCTCCTCAAGTTGGTGAAATGAGCAGTTTGGGCAAGCTTAACCTCTCTTACAACAAACTTCACGGCAAATTGGACAAACAGTATGCACATTGGCCAGCTGATGCATTCACTGGGAATCATCTATGTGGAAGTCCTCTGCAAAATTGCAAAGAGTCCAAGTCCAACAATCAAGATCCAGGACTAAGTAACTCAACAGTGGTAATAATTTCAGTGATATCAACTACAGTGGCAATAATACTTCTGTTGCTTGGAGCTGCCCTCTTTTTCAAGCAAAGGCGAGAAGCCTTTAGAAGAGCAAGTTCAATAAATTATGCTTACTCTTCCAGCTCTTCCCATGGACAAAAGAGAGCACTCTTTGGAAGTGTTGCTGCCAAGCGCGATATCACGTGGGATGACATCATGGAAGCAACAAATAATCTAAGCACCGAGTTCATAATCGGATCTGGTGGATCCGGAACTGTCTACAAAGCGGAGTTGTTTAATGGAGAGATAGTGGCAATCAAGAGAATACCAAGCAAGGATGATCTCTTGCTGGACAAAAGCTTTGCAAGAGAAATCAAAACACTTTGGAGGATAAGGCATAGGCACTTGGTGAGGCTAATGGGGTATTGTAACAATAGAGGAGAAGGTTCAAATCTACTGATATATGAGTATATGGAGAATGGAAGTGTGTGGGATTGGCTGCACAAGCAGCCGGCTAATAACAAGACGAAGAAGTGCCTCGACTGGGAGGCGAGGCTGAAGATAGCAGTGGGATTAGCACAAGGAATTGAGTACCTTCACCATGATTGTGTGCCCAAGATAATTCACAGGGATATCAAATCCAGCAATATTCTGTTAGACTCTAACATGGAGGCACATTTGGGGGATTTTGGGCTGGCCAAAGCCATTAAGGATAACTATGATTCCTTCAACACAGAATCAAACATGTGGTTTGCTGGTTCTTATGGTTATATTGCTCCAG AGTATGCTTATTCTTTGAAGGCAACAGAAAAGAGTGATGTTTATAGCATGGGTATTGTACTCATGGAGCTTGTGAGTGGAAGAATGCCAACTGATGGGAGTTTTGGAGAAGACATGGACATGGTGAGGTGGGTTGAGTCGCGTATTGAAATGTCTGGAACTGCTAGGGAAGAGCTCATTGATCCCATGTTGAAACCATTGTTACCCAATGAAGAAAGTGCTGCATTTCAGGTGCTGGAAATAGCACTGCAATGCACGAAAACTGCACCTGCTGAAAGGCCATCTTCCCGGAAAGTTTGTGATCAATTGCTACATGTATTTAACGACAAGGTGGTTCATTCTGATAAGATGAGTCCAGACAATTACGTTTAG